The following coding sequences are from one Microaerobacter geothermalis window:
- the yhbH gene encoding sporulation protein YhbH, which yields MREGSFIVSKEDWSLHRKGYQDQMRHQEKVKEAIKQNLPDLITEESIIMTDGRDVVKIPIRSLDEYRFRYNFNKGKHGGQGAGNSKVGDVIAKDGTVSKGPGKGSGAGDQPGADYYEAEISVEELESMLFAELELPNLQKKDQDQMTVNDIRFNDVRKKGLMGNIDKKRTLIEALKRNALAGKPNIAHITNDDLRFKTWEEFEQPHSNAVVIAMMDTSGSMGVFEKYIARSFFFWMVRFLRTKYEKVEIVFIAHHTEAKEVTEDAFFSKGESGGTICSSAYRLALEIIDKRYPPNAFNIYPFHFSDGDNLTSDNEKCVKLVKEIMERANLFGYGEVNQYNRHSTLMSAYRHIQNPKFMYSVIREKGEVYKALNTFFGKRTNEVS from the coding sequence ATGAGAGAAGGTTCGTTTATCGTTTCTAAAGAAGACTGGTCCCTCCACCGTAAAGGCTACCAAGATCAAATGAGACACCAGGAAAAGGTAAAGGAAGCGATTAAGCAAAATTTACCTGACTTGATTACTGAAGAGAGCATTATTATGACCGATGGACGCGATGTGGTCAAAATCCCCATTCGTTCCCTGGATGAATATCGCTTTCGATACAATTTTAACAAAGGGAAGCACGGTGGTCAGGGAGCAGGAAACAGCAAAGTGGGAGATGTCATTGCTAAAGATGGTACAGTTTCCAAGGGGCCAGGCAAAGGGTCTGGAGCAGGGGATCAACCCGGGGCTGATTATTATGAAGCGGAAATTTCCGTTGAAGAATTGGAATCCATGCTTTTTGCCGAATTGGAATTACCCAATTTGCAAAAGAAGGACCAAGATCAAATGACGGTCAACGATATTCGATTTAACGATGTCCGTAAAAAGGGATTAATGGGCAATATCGATAAAAAAAGGACTCTGATCGAAGCTTTGAAGCGTAATGCTCTAGCAGGTAAACCCAATATTGCACATATTACCAATGATGATCTCCGTTTTAAAACATGGGAAGAGTTCGAACAGCCCCATTCCAATGCCGTAGTGATTGCCATGATGGATACTAGCGGATCAATGGGAGTTTTTGAAAAGTATATTGCCCGCAGTTTTTTTTTCTGGATGGTCCGCTTTTTAAGGACAAAATACGAGAAAGTAGAGATTGTTTTTATTGCGCATCATACAGAAGCGAAAGAAGTAACTGAGGATGCTTTTTTCTCTAAGGGGGAAAGCGGAGGGACCATTTGTTCATCGGCATACCGTCTGGCTTTGGAGATTATCGATAAAAGATATCCACCAAACGCATTCAACATTTATCCCTTTCATTTTTCCGATGGAGATAATCTTACTTCAGATAATGAAAAATGTGTGAAGCTGGTTAAAGAGATTATGGAAAGGGCCAATTTGTTCGGTTACGGAGAAGTTAACCAGTACAATCGCCATTCCACCTTGATGTCTGCCTACCGCCATATTCAGAATCCTAAGTTTATGTATTCTGTGATTCGTGAGAAGGGAGAAGTATATAAGGCCTTAAATACGTTCTTTGGTAAAAGGACCAATGAAGTCAGTTAG
- a CDS encoding SpoVR family protein has translation MKSEWKQLEIAITEITEIAKGFGLDFFPMRYEICPADIIYTFGAYGMPTRFSHWSFGKAFHRMKLQYDLNLSRIYELVINSNPCYAFLLEGNSLIQNKLIVAHVLAHCDFFKNNVRFSNTSRDMVESMAASAARIRQYEMIHGKDEVESFLDAVLAIQEHIDPSLLRPKLRWKKDDSNGKQASKGKKSTTYDDLWYLDEKERKNENDVKNGKAKKPFPPEPEKDIVLFIEEFSPILEDWQRDVLTILRDEMLYFWPQLETKIMNEGWASYWHARILREMDLTEEETIEFAKLNASVIQPSRTSINPYYLGLKIFEDIEKRWDHPSEEERERYKREPGKGREKIFEVRELDSDISFIRNYLTKELVENLDLYLFGKSGNDWVITNKEWETVRDHLALARVNGGFPYIVIQDGDYLRNGELYLKHYYEGMELDLKYVEKTLPYVYQLWGRNVHIETVVEERQVLFSYDGKKTHRRFL, from the coding sequence ATGAAAAGTGAATGGAAACAACTGGAGATTGCCATAACCGAGATCACGGAGATTGCCAAAGGTTTTGGCCTTGATTTTTTCCCCATGAGATATGAAATTTGTCCCGCGGATATTATCTATACCTTTGGTGCTTATGGGATGCCAACACGATTTTCCCACTGGAGCTTCGGAAAGGCCTTTCACCGGATGAAGCTTCAATATGATTTAAATCTTAGCCGGATCTATGAGTTGGTCATTAACTCCAATCCCTGTTATGCCTTTTTATTGGAAGGAAACAGCTTAATACAAAATAAGCTGATTGTTGCCCATGTATTGGCTCATTGTGATTTCTTCAAGAACAATGTCCGTTTCTCCAATACTTCTAGGGATATGGTAGAAAGCATGGCAGCCAGTGCAGCAAGGATTCGCCAATATGAAATGATTCATGGAAAAGATGAAGTGGAAAGCTTTCTGGATGCGGTTTTAGCCATTCAGGAACATATTGACCCAAGCCTTCTTAGGCCTAAATTGAGATGGAAAAAAGATGACAGCAACGGGAAACAAGCGAGTAAGGGGAAAAAATCAACGACATATGATGACCTATGGTACTTGGATGAAAAGGAAAGGAAAAATGAGAATGATGTAAAAAATGGAAAGGCGAAAAAGCCATTTCCTCCGGAACCGGAAAAAGATATCGTTCTCTTTATCGAAGAATTTAGTCCCATTTTAGAAGATTGGCAGCGAGATGTATTAACAATTCTGAGGGATGAGATGCTCTACTTCTGGCCTCAGCTGGAGACTAAGATCATGAACGAAGGCTGGGCTTCGTATTGGCATGCAAGAATCCTACGGGAAATGGATTTGACAGAAGAAGAGACAATTGAATTTGCCAAATTAAATGCATCGGTGATTCAGCCATCTCGAACCAGCATCAATCCGTATTATCTTGGGCTAAAGATCTTTGAAGATATTGAGAAGAGATGGGACCATCCATCCGAGGAAGAGAGAGAAAGATATAAAAGAGAGCCGGGAAAAGGGAGGGAAAAAATTTTTGAGGTAAGGGAACTGGATTCAGATATCTCCTTTATTCGAAACTATCTTACGAAGGAATTGGTTGAGAATTTGGATCTATATTTATTCGGCAAGTCAGGAAATGACTGGGTAATTACGAACAAGGAATGGGAAACGGTAAGAGATCACTTGGCATTAGCGAGAGTAAATGGTGGATTTCCCTATATTGTGATCCAAGATGGGGATTATCTGCGAAATGGAGAACTTTATCTAAAGCACTATTATGAAGGGATGGAATTGGATTTAAAATATGTGGAAAAAACCCTTCCCTATGTTTATCAGCTTTGGGGAAGAAATGTACACATCGAAACCGTTGTAGAAGAAAGGCAAGTTCTCTTTAGCTATGACGGGAAGAAGACACATCGCAGGTTTTTGTAG
- the thiS gene encoding sulfur carrier protein ThiS — protein MNVTINGKKEQIPGTIKHVRDLLSHFQLERRNLIVLVNENVITPEQHDSTFIRDGDTIELVHFVGGG, from the coding sequence ATGAACGTAACCATTAATGGAAAAAAGGAGCAGATACCCGGCACAATTAAACATGTGAGGGATCTGCTATCCCATTTTCAGCTGGAGAGAAGGAATCTCATTGTTTTGGTAAATGAAAATGTAATCACGCCAGAACAGCACGATAGCACGTTTATTCGTGATGGAGACACCATCGAACTGGTTCATTTTGTAGGAGGAGGATAA
- a CDS encoding thiamine phosphate synthase, which translates to MARAILKVITDGKKGLVNVKEIVTDIAQETDFIHIREKKRTAKEIIEWISELDLPEKLIINDRVDAALVSKVAGVHLSWHSLPLEKVKSLVPSHYLIGVSVHSVEEAVKAEKDGAHYVIFGHIYDSPSKPDTAPRGIRSLAKIVDVVSIPVIAIGGITVEKVHEVLSTGCSGIAVMSGIMSAKNPKEEAQRFREALLSFSSLPKVSLLK; encoded by the coding sequence ATGGCGAGGGCCATATTAAAGGTAATTACAGATGGAAAAAAGGGTTTAGTCAATGTTAAGGAAATCGTGACTGACATCGCCCAAGAAACCGATTTTATTCATATTCGGGAAAAAAAACGCACAGCTAAAGAAATCATTGAGTGGATATCTGAACTTGATCTGCCGGAGAAATTGATCATCAATGACCGGGTGGATGCAGCTTTAGTATCCAAGGTAGCGGGTGTCCATCTATCCTGGCACAGCTTGCCCCTGGAAAAAGTAAAATCCCTTGTTCCCTCACACTATTTGATCGGGGTTTCCGTCCATTCTGTGGAAGAAGCAGTTAAAGCCGAAAAAGATGGTGCCCACTATGTCATTTTTGGTCACATTTATGATAGTCCGAGTAAGCCGGATACCGCACCCCGGGGTATCCGGTCCCTTGCAAAAATCGTTGACGTGGTCTCCATCCCCGTCATTGCCATTGGCGGAATCACTGTCGAAAAGGTTCATGAGGTACTGAGTACCGGATGTTCCGGCATCGCCGTTATGTCAGGGATCATGTCTGCTAAAAATCCCAAAGAAGAGGCTCAGCGTTTTCGCGAAGCCTTGTTATCCTTCTCTTCCCTGCCTAAAGTAAGTTTACTTAAGTAA
- the thiH gene encoding 2-iminoacetate synthase ThiH — protein sequence MSFYEEYSQLKNIQFNDFFQSVSYQDVERTLRKERLNENDFLTLLSPAAESFMEEMAVRAHQITVQHFGKTILLYTPLYLADYCVNHCVYCSFSINNPFPRKKLSMSEIEEEAKEIAKTGLKHLLILTGESKIHTPLSYITDSVNILINYFPSISIEINPLDTEEYAELVENNVDGLTVYQEVYNEEVYREIHLKGPKRNYQYRLDSPERGCQAGFRSVNIGALLGLDDWRKEAFFTGMHANYLQNKYLDTEISISLPRIRPHLGSYQPKCIVEDKNLVQIMLALRLFLPRAGITLSTRESAKLRNHLIYLGVTKMSAGSSTVVGGHTLDHGTSQFEISDKRDVKEIREYLYQIGYQPLFKDWHLIG from the coding sequence ATGAGTTTTTATGAAGAATACAGCCAATTGAAAAATATTCAATTTAACGACTTTTTCCAATCCGTCAGCTATCAAGATGTGGAAAGGACTTTACGAAAAGAGAGATTAAACGAGAACGATTTTTTAACCCTGCTATCACCTGCAGCAGAAAGTTTTATGGAAGAAATGGCCGTTAGAGCGCATCAGATCACTGTGCAGCACTTCGGAAAAACGATTCTTCTATATACACCGCTTTACCTAGCAGATTATTGTGTAAATCATTGCGTTTACTGCAGTTTTAGTATTAACAATCCCTTCCCAAGAAAAAAACTGTCTATGTCGGAGATTGAAGAAGAAGCAAAAGAAATAGCCAAAACAGGTTTGAAACATCTTCTAATCTTAACCGGAGAATCCAAAATCCATACTCCCCTTTCTTATATAACAGATAGTGTCAATATATTAATCAATTATTTCCCTTCAATATCCATTGAAATTAACCCGCTGGATACAGAGGAATATGCAGAATTAGTAGAAAATAACGTGGATGGTCTTACGGTTTATCAGGAGGTTTATAATGAAGAAGTGTACAGGGAAATACACTTAAAAGGACCAAAAAGAAACTATCAATACCGCTTGGACTCTCCAGAAAGAGGCTGCCAGGCCGGTTTCCGTTCCGTCAATATAGGGGCCCTTTTGGGATTGGATGATTGGAGAAAAGAAGCATTTTTTACCGGAATGCATGCGAATTACCTGCAAAATAAATATCTAGATACAGAGATAAGCATTTCATTGCCGAGAATCAGACCTCATTTAGGGAGTTATCAGCCAAAGTGTATTGTAGAAGATAAGAATTTGGTTCAGATCATGCTTGCCCTACGGCTATTTTTACCAAGGGCAGGAATTACTTTATCAACAAGGGAAAGTGCAAAACTTCGCAATCATCTGATCTATTTAGGAGTAACCAAAATGTCAGCCGGCTCTTCTACCGTAGTGGGAGGTCATACTCTGGACCACGGAACAAGCCAGTTTGAAATCTCTGATAAGCGAGATGTAAAGGAAATTCGGGAATACCTCTATCAAATCGGGTATCAACCACTATTTAAAGACTGGCATCTTATTGGATAA